A genomic segment from Pollutimonas thiosulfatoxidans encodes:
- the phnC gene encoding phosphonate ABC transporter ATP-binding protein, producing MGATLHIAGLAKEYKANTPVLKDISLDISNEGLTAVIGPSGTGKSTLLRCINRLIEPTAGAIILQDDGTRIDLAKVRGAALRQARRRIGMVFQEYNLVERLTVMENLLTGRLGYVSAFNAWRRRFEAADIEYAFDLLDTVGLSGFANQRADALSGGQRQRVGIARALMQRPQLLLADEPTSSLDPKTSVEIMELLIEQGDAFHIPVIVNIHDVELAKRYASRIIGMSGGTIVYDGPPAELSNDMLQQIYGGQSWLQ from the coding sequence ATGGGGGCAACACTGCATATCGCCGGACTCGCCAAGGAATACAAGGCCAACACGCCCGTCCTGAAAGACATCAGCCTGGACATCTCCAATGAGGGCCTGACGGCCGTCATTGGGCCCTCGGGCACCGGCAAAAGCACGTTGTTGCGCTGTATTAACCGGCTTATCGAGCCCACTGCGGGCGCCATCATCCTCCAAGACGATGGCACCCGTATCGATCTTGCCAAAGTGCGCGGCGCCGCCTTGCGCCAGGCGCGCCGGCGTATCGGGATGGTCTTCCAGGAATACAACCTGGTCGAGCGCCTGACCGTCATGGAAAACCTGCTTACCGGGCGGCTGGGCTACGTTTCCGCGTTCAACGCTTGGCGGCGGCGCTTCGAAGCGGCCGACATCGAATACGCATTCGATCTCCTCGACACCGTCGGCCTGTCAGGCTTTGCCAATCAGCGGGCCGATGCGCTTTCCGGGGGCCAACGCCAACGCGTGGGTATTGCCCGGGCACTGATGCAGCGACCACAATTGCTGCTGGCGGACGAGCCCACCTCTTCGCTGGATCCCAAAACGTCTGTCGAAATCATGGAACTGCTGATCGAACAAGGCGACGCCTTCCATATCCCTGTCATCGTCAACATCCACGACGTCGAGCTGGCCAAACGCTATGCATCCCGCATCATCGGCATGTCGGGCGGCACCATCGTCTACGACGGTCCCCCGGCCGAGCTTTCCAACGACATGCTCCAGCAAATTTACGGGGGTCAGTCTTGGCTGCAGTAG
- the phnE gene encoding phosphonate ABC transporter, permease protein PhnE — MAAVGHTAERSSKPFALSTRAKLGLVLVVAYALFASTQLGFSWERFEAGMGHGARFLSRMFPPSLERLDVLWKGIAESLEIAVLSTTLGILLALPISLLGARNLMPVWASWPARAIVSLCRSLHPVIVAILFVKAVGFGALAGVLALTVASIGFIGKLFTESIEEISLKQVEAVRATGASFANVIIFAVMPQVFARFVGFSTYQLDSNLRNSTMVGIVGAGGIGGTLFSAFQRFDYDFVCTILLTIIAIIMLGELLAGVVRSILLDNVSPMALFRKKAHKSSVPAPIEDDG, encoded by the coding sequence TTGGCTGCAGTAGGCCACACCGCAGAACGCAGCAGCAAACCCTTCGCGCTGTCCACGCGGGCCAAACTGGGACTGGTTCTTGTGGTGGCCTACGCCCTGTTTGCCTCAACGCAGCTGGGTTTCTCGTGGGAACGCTTCGAGGCCGGCATGGGCCACGGCGCCAGGTTCCTGTCGCGCATGTTTCCACCCAGCCTCGAACGGCTGGACGTGCTGTGGAAAGGCATCGCCGAAAGCCTGGAGATCGCCGTGCTCTCCACCACGCTGGGCATACTGCTGGCCTTGCCCATCAGCCTGCTGGGCGCACGCAATTTGATGCCGGTATGGGCCTCCTGGCCCGCGCGCGCCATCGTCTCGCTTTGCCGCTCGCTGCACCCGGTCATCGTGGCCATCCTGTTCGTCAAGGCCGTGGGCTTCGGCGCATTGGCGGGGGTATTGGCGCTTACGGTCGCCTCCATCGGCTTCATCGGCAAGCTGTTTACCGAATCCATCGAAGAGATCTCCCTCAAGCAGGTCGAAGCCGTGCGCGCAACGGGCGCATCCTTTGCCAATGTCATTATCTTTGCCGTCATGCCGCAGGTCTTTGCGCGTTTCGTGGGCTTCTCCACCTATCAGCTTGACTCCAACCTGCGCAACTCCACCATGGTCGGCATCGTGGGGGCAGGCGGCATCGGGGGCACCTTGTTCTCGGCCTTCCAGCGCTTCGACTACGATTTCGTCTGCACCATTTTGCTGACCATCATCGCGATCATCATGCTGGGCGAGTTGCTGGCCGGCGTCGTACGGTCCATTTTGCTGGACAACGTCAGCCCCATGGCCTTGTTCAGGAAGAAGGCCCATAAATCCAGCGTGCCGGCCCCGATCGAGGACGACGGATGA
- a CDS encoding YfhL family 4Fe-4S dicluster ferredoxin, whose translation MALRITDECINCDVCEPQCPNHAITMGLEIYEIEPSLCTECVGHFDEPQCQVVCPVECIVFDLDHEEDHDMLLAKYQHITATT comes from the coding sequence ATGGCGCTGCGTATTACCGACGAATGCATCAACTGCGATGTCTGCGAGCCGCAATGCCCCAACCACGCCATCACCATGGGGCTGGAGATCTACGAGATCGAGCCTTCCTTGTGCACCGAGTGCGTGGGGCATTTCGACGAACCGCAATGCCAGGTCGTCTGTCCGGTCGAATGCATCGTCTTCGATCTGGACCACGAGGAAGACCACGACATGCTGTTGGCCAAGTACCAGCACATTACGGCAACGACTTAA
- the rsmD gene encoding 16S rRNA (guanine(966)-N(2))-methyltransferase RsmD: MKKHAVRIVGGDYRKTPIPVVDAPGLRPTPDRVRETLFNWLSHFWSGDFSKKRVLDLFAGTGALGFEAASRGVAHVQMVETHPAAVTALRNLRSKLKTNNVRIHAGDASTVLQRVEPASFDLVMLDPPFDQAWVDKLWQKVGAVLAPDGLLYIEAETAVVPPEAFEILRQSRAGSVHFQLLGFAAAQKTVNNPESI; this comes from the coding sequence ATGAAGAAGCATGCAGTACGTATTGTAGGCGGTGATTACCGCAAAACACCCATACCCGTCGTCGACGCCCCAGGGCTGCGGCCAACACCGGACCGCGTGCGCGAGACCCTATTTAACTGGCTGTCGCACTTCTGGTCAGGCGACTTCAGCAAGAAACGGGTACTGGACCTGTTCGCGGGAACCGGTGCGCTGGGGTTCGAGGCCGCCTCGCGCGGGGTGGCTCACGTCCAGATGGTCGAGACCCACCCCGCAGCCGTGACGGCCCTGCGCAATTTGCGCAGCAAGCTCAAGACCAACAATGTTCGCATCCATGCGGGTGATGCCAGCACGGTGCTGCAGCGTGTGGAGCCTGCCAGTTTCGATCTGGTGATGCTGGACCCGCCCTTCGACCAGGCATGGGTGGACAAGCTCTGGCAGAAGGTAGGAGCGGTACTTGCCCCGGATGGCCTGTTGTATATTGAAGCCGAAACGGCTGTTGTTCCGCCCGAGGCATTCGAAATATTGCGGCAATCGCGAGCCGGCAGTGTGCACTTTCAGCTGCTGGGATTTGCTGCGGCGCAAAAAACAGTCAATAATCCCGAATCAATCTGA
- a CDS encoding IclR family transcriptional regulator: MTVKKPASGVHDGRRSIQSVETGFPLLAALVDAAVALNLRDLAARAGMTSAKAHPYLVSFTRVGLVQQDAITGKYELGPFALQMGLVSLQLLEPVRVALPHVNQLADQIGHTLAIAVLGSHGPTMIHITQASYPVHVNMRNGTVMSMLHTATGHVFAAWLPPKIARHYIERQIGDEAVVTSISPLLPSPQALDALKAETRRTGMARALGNPLPGIDALSVPVFDHSGNIALALTSLGPSSLFDASENGPIASALLECAATISHQLGHSVIKRERRLP, from the coding sequence ATGACTGTAAAAAAACCCGCGTCTGGCGTTCATGATGGTCGACGCAGCATCCAGTCGGTGGAAACCGGCTTTCCGCTATTGGCGGCACTGGTGGACGCCGCCGTTGCGCTTAACCTGCGCGACCTGGCAGCACGTGCCGGCATGACTTCCGCCAAGGCCCATCCCTATCTGGTCAGCTTCACCCGTGTCGGCCTGGTGCAGCAGGACGCCATCACCGGCAAGTACGAGCTGGGGCCCTTCGCCCTGCAGATGGGGCTGGTAAGCCTGCAACTGCTCGAGCCCGTGCGCGTTGCGCTTCCCCATGTGAATCAGTTGGCCGACCAAATAGGCCACACACTGGCGATCGCCGTACTGGGATCGCACGGCCCCACCATGATCCATATCACGCAGGCGAGCTACCCGGTGCATGTCAACATGCGTAATGGCACCGTGATGTCCATGCTGCATACCGCTACCGGCCATGTCTTCGCCGCCTGGCTGCCGCCAAAAATCGCTCGACACTATATAGAGCGTCAGATTGGCGACGAAGCCGTGGTAACCAGCATCAGCCCCTTGCTGCCCAGCCCACAGGCGCTGGATGCGCTCAAGGCGGAAACGCGACGGACGGGCATGGCGCGCGCCTTGGGCAACCCCTTGCCCGGTATCGACGCGCTGTCGGTGCCCGTGTTTGATCACTCCGGAAATATCGCGCTGGCGCTGACCAGCCTGGGGCCAAGCTCGCTGTTCGATGCGTCCGAGAACGGGCCGATTGCAAGCGCGCTGCTTGAATGCGCGGCCACCATTTCGCACCAGCTGGGGCACTCTGTAATTAAGCGGGAACGCCGTTTGCCATAG
- the ftsY gene encoding signal recognition particle-docking protein FtsY: protein MFSIFKRKAPPPEAKGPSPETQQPAQPGPDAMDPGTLEPEALQQEMPVADVQTVPGAPDAVTVAMPETQPLAVPEAATVEKEKGSWLTRLKKGLSRTGQNIGGLFVGVKVDEALFEELETALIMADAGMEATEKLLTALRARVRKERLDDAAQVKTALRDILAEHLAPLEKPFPLGTVAPMVVMIAGVNGAGKTTSIGKLAYHFQAQGTRVLLAAGDTFRAAAREQLMEWGARNNVTVIAQEGGDPAAVAFDAVNAGRAREAGVVMIDTAGRLPTQLHLMEELKKIKRVIGKADGAAPHEVLLVIDGNTGQNAIAQIRAFDAAINLTGLVVTKLDGTAKGGTLAAVAAGSQGVRPVPVYWIGVGEGLHDLQPFVAREFAAALLGD, encoded by the coding sequence ATGTTCAGTATTTTTAAAAGAAAGGCGCCGCCGCCAGAAGCCAAAGGTCCGTCGCCTGAGACACAACAGCCGGCACAGCCCGGGCCCGACGCTATGGATCCCGGCACGCTCGAGCCAGAGGCACTTCAGCAAGAGATGCCCGTGGCAGATGTTCAGACGGTGCCTGGGGCGCCCGATGCCGTCACTGTCGCGATGCCGGAAACCCAGCCACTAGCCGTGCCTGAAGCCGCTACGGTCGAGAAAGAGAAGGGGTCGTGGCTGACGCGCCTGAAAAAAGGCTTGTCGCGCACCGGCCAGAATATCGGCGGCCTGTTCGTGGGCGTGAAGGTCGACGAGGCCTTGTTCGAAGAGCTCGAGACAGCCCTGATCATGGCGGATGCGGGCATGGAGGCTACAGAGAAACTGCTGACGGCGCTACGCGCCCGTGTGCGCAAAGAGCGGCTGGACGACGCCGCCCAGGTCAAAACCGCCTTGCGCGACATCCTGGCCGAGCACCTGGCGCCGCTCGAGAAACCGTTCCCCTTGGGCACCGTGGCCCCCATGGTTGTGATGATTGCCGGCGTCAACGGCGCGGGCAAGACCACCTCTATCGGCAAGCTGGCCTATCACTTCCAGGCGCAGGGCACGCGGGTATTGCTTGCGGCCGGAGACACCTTCCGCGCCGCTGCGCGCGAGCAACTGATGGAATGGGGTGCGCGCAATAACGTAACGGTGATTGCGCAAGAGGGTGGCGATCCCGCTGCTGTGGCCTTTGACGCCGTCAATGCCGGACGTGCGCGAGAGGCCGGCGTGGTCATGATAGACACGGCCGGACGCCTTCCTACGCAGTTGCATCTGATGGAAGAGCTCAAGAAGATCAAGCGGGTCATCGGCAAAGCCGATGGCGCGGCGCCCCACGAGGTGCTGCTGGTTATCGACGGCAACACCGGGCAGAACGCCATTGCGCAAATCCGAGCTTTCGATGCAGCCATTAACCTGACCGGTCTGGTTGTCACCAAGCTGGATGGCACGGCCAAGGGCGGTACGCTGGCCGCGGTAGCAGCCGGCAGCCAAGGCGTGCGGCCCGTGCCGGTGTACTGGATAGGTGTGGGCGAAGGCTTGCACGACTTGCAGCCCTTCGTGGCGCGCGAATTCGCGGCGGCATTGCTGGGCGATTAA
- the phnE gene encoding phosphonate ABC transporter, permease protein PhnE produces MNDATQTAGPAPRQWLRYTAGQRLLRFALYLIFVLAIVQSLRSIDVIPEFLYDAPTQMADLLHRMWPVSWQSFPGTIQRALIETLHMATLGTILAVIMAVPVGLAAANNLVPNKTINFLARLILVSSRSINSLVWALLFIAIFGPGALAGTIAIAFRSIGFIGKLLGEAIEDAQPGPIEALTATGARTGSIIGYGYWPQIRPAFWSIVLLRWDINVRESAVLGLVGAGGIGMALNSAMDLFQWDKVSLILVLIFSIVVVAEVLITRARKSLL; encoded by the coding sequence ATGAACGACGCCACGCAAACCGCCGGGCCTGCCCCACGTCAGTGGCTGCGATACACCGCCGGGCAGCGTTTGCTGCGCTTTGCGCTGTACCTGATTTTCGTGCTGGCTATTGTGCAGTCGCTGCGCAGCATCGATGTCATTCCCGAGTTCCTCTACGACGCCCCCACACAGATGGCCGACCTGCTGCATCGCATGTGGCCAGTCTCGTGGCAGAGCTTCCCGGGCACCATACAGCGCGCTCTCATTGAAACACTGCACATGGCCACGCTGGGTACCATACTGGCGGTCATCATGGCCGTACCGGTGGGCCTGGCTGCGGCCAACAACCTGGTACCGAACAAGACCATCAATTTCCTGGCGCGGCTTATCCTGGTTTCCAGCCGCTCCATTAACTCACTGGTCTGGGCCTTGCTGTTTATTGCCATTTTCGGCCCTGGGGCCCTGGCTGGCACAATTGCCATCGCGTTCCGCTCTATCGGCTTCATCGGCAAACTGCTGGGCGAGGCCATCGAAGACGCGCAACCGGGGCCTATCGAAGCACTAACCGCCACCGGCGCCCGTACCGGGTCCATCATCGGCTATGGCTATTGGCCGCAAATACGCCCGGCGTTCTGGTCTATTGTGTTGCTGCGCTGGGACATCAATGTGCGCGAATCAGCCGTGCTGGGCCTGGTCGGCGCCGGCGGCATCGGCATGGCGCTGAACAGCGCCATGGACCTATTCCAATGGGACAAGGTCTCCCTGATACTGGTCCTGATCTTCAGTATCGTCGTGGTCGCTGAGGTTCTCATTACGCGGGCGCGCAAAAGCCTGCTTTAA
- the phnD gene encoding phosphate/phosphite/phosphonate ABC transporter substrate-binding protein → MLLLGAFTAIFGLAQSAVAQDSCPNRGDLDTMYCDANNDLVADTPTDPAKLNTPSTVVFTYTPVEDPAVYAEIFSPFTKHLSQCIDRKVVFYQVQSNAAEIEAMRSNRLHVGGFSTGPTNFAVNLAGAVPFAVKGDASGFQGYNLILIVKKDSPFKSLGDLKGKKVAHTSPSSNSGNMAPIALFPKEGLVPGTDYEFLYSGKHDQSIMGVNSGDYDAAAVASDVFYRMAERKQVNADDFRILYTSEKFPTSSFAYAYDLEPTFRDKMLKCFYDYRFPDEMKEAFDGADRFYPITYKKDWAIVRDVAKAGGESFTRSAYDEAAKKAK, encoded by the coding sequence ATGCTCCTGCTAGGCGCATTTACTGCCATTTTTGGCCTGGCGCAATCAGCCGTGGCCCAAGATAGCTGCCCCAACCGCGGCGACCTTGACACCATGTATTGCGACGCCAACAACGATCTGGTTGCCGATACCCCTACCGATCCGGCCAAGCTCAACACCCCGTCAACCGTCGTTTTCACCTATACGCCGGTGGAAGACCCCGCCGTTTACGCCGAGATCTTCTCGCCGTTTACCAAGCACTTGTCTCAGTGCATAGATCGCAAGGTCGTGTTCTATCAAGTCCAAAGCAACGCGGCCGAAATCGAAGCCATGCGCTCCAACCGCCTGCATGTCGGCGGCTTTTCCACAGGCCCCACCAACTTCGCGGTCAACCTGGCGGGCGCAGTACCTTTCGCGGTCAAGGGCGATGCCAGCGGCTTCCAGGGCTACAACCTTATTCTCATCGTCAAGAAAGACAGCCCTTTCAAGAGCCTTGGCGACCTGAAGGGCAAGAAAGTTGCGCATACCTCGCCGTCGTCCAACTCGGGCAACATGGCACCTATTGCGCTCTTTCCCAAGGAAGGCCTGGTACCGGGCACCGATTACGAGTTCCTGTATTCCGGCAAGCATGACCAATCCATCATGGGCGTGAATTCCGGCGACTACGATGCCGCCGCCGTTGCCTCCGACGTGTTCTATCGCATGGCCGAACGCAAGCAAGTCAATGCCGACGACTTCCGCATCCTTTACACCAGCGAAAAGTTCCCAACGTCCTCGTTCGCCTATGCCTACGACCTCGAGCCGACGTTCCGCGACAAGATGCTCAAGTGCTTCTACGACTATCGCTTCCCGGACGAAATGAAAGAAGCCTTCGACGGGGCCGACCGCTTCTACCCCATCACTTACAAGAAAGACTGGGCCATCGTGCGTGATGTCGCCAAGGCGGGCGGCGAAAGCTTCACCCGTTCGGCATACGACGAAGCCGCCAAGAAGGCGAAGTGA
- the coaD gene encoding pantetheine-phosphate adenylyltransferase, which translates to MITAVYPGTFDPLTRGHEDLVRRAAGLFDRVVVGVAHSRNKSPFFSVAERVEIAREVLGHYPNVEVKSFAGLLKDFVREQEGRVIVRGLRAVSDFEYEFQMAGMNRHLLPEVETLFMTPSDQYQFISGTIVREIAILGGDVSKFVFPSVERWLHSKAKTRRDEQDHEEQG; encoded by the coding sequence ATGATTACTGCAGTCTATCCCGGAACATTCGACCCGCTGACCCGCGGCCATGAAGACCTGGTTCGCCGCGCTGCTGGTTTGTTCGACCGTGTGGTGGTGGGGGTCGCCCACAGCCGCAACAAAAGCCCCTTCTTTTCCGTGGCGGAACGCGTGGAAATTGCACGCGAGGTGCTGGGCCATTACCCCAATGTCGAGGTCAAGAGCTTTGCCGGCCTGCTGAAGGACTTCGTCCGCGAGCAAGAGGGCCGTGTCATCGTGCGCGGGCTGCGAGCCGTATCTGATTTCGAATACGAATTCCAGATGGCCGGCATGAACCGCCACCTGCTGCCCGAAGTCGAAACCTTGTTCATGACACCATCGGACCAATACCAGTTTATTTCGGGCACCATCGTGCGCGAAATTGCCATACTGGGCGGCGACGTCAGCAAGTTCGTGTTTCCTTCGGTCGAGCGCTGGTTACATAGCAAGGCTAAAACCCGCCGCGACGAACAAGACCACGAAGAACAAGGGTAA